The DNA window GAAGGCCGATGCCGCGACCCGCCCGGAACTTCAGGCGCGGATCGACTGGCTCTTCAAGCGGCCGGGGGAAGAACTCTACGACGTGCAGAACGACGAGTACGAAACGAAGAATCTCGCCGGCGATCCGGCAATGGCCGCCATCAAGACCAGGCTGTCGGCCGAGCTGGATGCGTGGATGGCGCAGCAGGGGGACAAAGGCATGGAAACCGAGAAAAAAGCGCCGAGCCGCCAGGGTGACAAGCGACAGGCGAAGGACCGCGACGCGCAGTAGGTGTTTGCGCGAGCCCCGGCGGGGCTGATCGTCCGCCCGTCACACCGCCCATCCGCCTGCCGTCGGCGTGACGGTGACCGGGTACGCTGATAGCGCACCGCCGTTGTACGCGTAGCCGCCGCCGTAACCCCAGAAGCCGAACCTCGGTACGAACCAGAAGACCGGTGTCTGGTCCTGCGCCGGCGCGGTCGCGGTCGAGCCTGCAACGGCCTTGGTGGCGTTGGCGATGTCCAGCGTGCCGCCGGTGACGGTTTGGCCGAGGATCGACGACTGCTGGTTTACGCCGGCGAGCAATTGGCTCTTGAGCTGCGCCGCCGTCAGCGACGGGTTCTGCGAGAGCATCAGCGCGAGTGTGCCGGCGACGTGGGGCGTTGCCATCGAGGTGCCGCTTTCGGTTTCGTACGTGCCGTCCAGGTAGGTGCTGTAGATGTCGTCGCCGGGGGCGGCGAGATCGACGGAGGTTTCGCCGTAGTTCGACCAGGAGGTCAGCGAACTGCCGCTGTTGCTGGCGGCGACGGAGATGATGTTCGACAGGTCGTAGGTGGCGGGGTAGCTGGCGTCCCAACTGCTGTCGTTATTCACGCCGTCGTTGCCGGCGGCATAGACCATGAGCATGCCCTTTTGCTCGGCGTAGACGAGGGCGCGGTAGAGCCCGTCGGTCGTGCCGCCCGATCCGCCGTAACTGTTGCTGGTGATCTTCACGCCGTTGTCGGCGGCGTAGCGAATGGCGGCGGCGATGTCGGCATCGCTGGCGCCGTCCTGGCCGTTGCCGAAAATCTTGAGCGCCATCAGGCTCGTCTTCCAGACCACGCCGGCGGTGCCGACGCCGTTGTTGCCGATCGCGCCGATCGTGCCGGCGGTGTGGGTGCCGTGGCCGTCGTCGTCCATGGGGTTGTTGTCGT is part of the Humisphaera borealis genome and encodes:
- a CDS encoding S8 family peptidase, whose protein sequence is MRLPTFSNHFDRLPVFRAFRRWQQRLSPSLSRDCRFDTLEKRTLMSTVPNDPGYADQWGLSGSNAESAWDAGTGSAAVVVGHIDSGIDYTHEDLYLNVWINQAEIPKALKKKLVDTDADGLITFYDLNNSANAAYVHDGNANGHIDAGDLLRPWKANLSGGWEDGRNGKSYKGDKYVDDIIGWDFGDNDNNPMDDDGHGTHTAGTIGAIGNNGVGTAGVVWKTSLMALKIFGNGQDGASDADIAAAIRYAADNGVKITSNSYGGSGGTTDGLYRALVYAEQKGMLMVYAAGNDGVNNDSSWDASYPATYDLSNIISVAASNSGSSLTSWSNYGETSVDLAAPGDDIYSTYLDGTYETESGTSMATPHVAGTLALMLSQNPSLTAAQLKSQLLAGVNQQSSILGQTVTGGTLDIANATKAVAGSTATAPAQDQTPVFWFVPRFGFWGYGGGYAYNGGALSAYPVTVTPTAGGWAV